TTCCAGTAATTCGATTTGAATTTGCTGAATCTCGAAGAGCCGATTGTATTGACGCCGTAGCAAGTGATCGATCTTCTCGTGCAAATGCCGAATCTCCAGCTCGGCTTTGAGGTTGACTTTGTAATCGTTCTCCGCGCGCAACCTGTCACGCGCCTCGCTCCGATTCTGGCTCATCATAATGATTGGCGCCTGAATCGCCGCCAAGCATGAGAGAATCAAATTCAGGAGAATGAACGGATAAGGATCGAACCCGCGGTTCAGCAGGAAAATGGCGTTCAGGATAATCCAACCGAACAGCACCGCGCCGAAGATAATGATGAATCTCCAACTTCCGCCAAATGACGCGATCCGATCGGATAGCCGTTCGCCAAAGGTCAGCTTGATCTCGAACTGTTTGCTAATGTCGCTGGAGAGGATTTCGTGTTGCTGCAAACTTTCGACAACTTCCTGATCGAGCGTAGATAGTTCGCCAATCTCGTCCTGTAACACTTCCTTCACGTACTCTTTCCGGAAGTCGCCGAGATTGTCCAAACAGATGAAACCGTTCCCATCCAAATCGGGCACCCGCTTTTTGATGAATTCGAGAAGCGAAGGTCGAATCAATTCGGCAAGCATGCCGTCGTGCGGCGACTTCGGTTTCTTGCAGATCTCGCAAATAAGTGTGGCAGGCGCGGTTTTACTCATCGGATTTCGTTTCTCAAAGTAACCCGCTGCCGAGCGGCTTGTCGATTCCGTCTTGAATCGGCCATTACCGATCTTAAGGTTCTGCGCATGGAAGAAGCGGAAGTTCCTCTCGAGCATTTACACGAACATGTTCATCATAGTGCGGAGCACGGCGGTGAAATCGCGATTGCCGTCGCCACGATTTCCGCGCTGACGAAACCGGACGACCGGGTTTTTTGGGCGCTCACTCCCGAAGAATGGAAGCTACGGGCTGTTAGCCACGCCGAAGCTGCGGAAGAAACAATCTTCGTCGAGTAAGATCTTGCACATTGAGATGGCGCGCCAGAGGCCGCCGCCGACTAGAAAAGACTGTAAATAAACGGCGCGAGCGCCGAGCCATTAGCGAAGATCAGCATGGCGCCCAGGAGCAGCAGGAAAATCAGGATAGGCGCGATCCACCATCTCTTACGTACGCGCAGGAAATGCAGGAATTCCTTAATGATTGCCAGCTTCATTGGTAGTATCAGGATGCTGACGGCCTCCCTCCAAGTAAAGTTCTTTTCGGGAGCGAGGCGACGACAGCGCTATGCCAGCGCACTCCAATTTCAAAACTGCCGTTCATAATCCCTCGGCGTTTTGGCCTTCTCGTGGTGGATCCAATAACTCGAAGCTGACTCATCCAATTTCAGCCGGAGAAAATCTTTACCGAACAGCCGCGCGACCAGGCCGATCGGCGTCACGACCAGGAAAAAAAACAGCGTGAGGATCACGCGCGTCATTATGAACCCAAGCGCGAACACAAGCGTCATCCAGAGGATGTAAACATATTTCAATGCTCGCGGCAGGACCGCTCCGAACGCGATCAGCGTCACGCTCGCCCAGAGGAAATACGGGCAAGCAGCCCTGTGCCGCAACCAGAGTAAAAGCGCAAAGGTCGC
The Terriglobia bacterium DNA segment above includes these coding regions:
- a CDS encoding DUF1003 domain-containing protein, which encodes MSKTAPATLICEICKKPKSPHDGMLAELIRPSLLEFIKKRVPDLDGNGFICLDNLGDFRKEYVKEVLQDEIGELSTLDQEVVESLQQHEILSSDISKQFEIKLTFGERLSDRIASFGGSWRFIIIFGAVLFGWIILNAIFLLNRGFDPYPFILLNLILSCLAAIQAPIIMMSQNRSEARDRLRAENDYKVNLKAELEIRHLHEKIDHLLRRQYNRLFEIQQIQIELLE
- a CDS encoding DUF5989 family protein; amino-acid sequence: MKLAIIKEFLHFLRVRKRWWIAPILIFLLLLGAMLIFANGSALAPFIYSLF
- a CDS encoding SxtJ family membrane protein; the encoded protein is MNIREDIQRLKTGKRDMRKFGFLVGGAFATFALLLWLRHRAACPYFLWASVTLIAFGAVLPRALKYVYILWMTLVFALGFIMTRVILTLFFFLVVTPIGLVARLFGKDFLRLKLDESASSYWIHHEKAKTPRDYERQF